The genomic interval GGCAGATGGCTGTTGGCCAATGCGCCGGGCTTCGGGTTCGAACTGTCCTTCCCGTCGGGCAACGCGCAGAACGTGACATGGGAGCCGTGGCACTGGCGCTGGGTCGGCAATGCGATCACCGCACGGGGCGCGTCGCGGGCGCGCGCCGTGTTCGCCGTGGCGCGGTACAGTTTTCCGGCCAGTCCGGCGATCACCGACATGACCGACCGCCGGCGCGTGGCGCAGGTGGATCGGGTGCCGGCGCTCCCGCCCAAGCCGCCGGCGAAATTGGCGGCGCGGTAAACACTAGCCTCCGTTCGCCCTGAGCCTGTCGAAGGGCATGGCCCGGCGCTTGGGCTTCGACAGGCTCAGCCCGAACGGAGGTTGAGGATGGCAGTCGCGCTTTACGCGGCCAGCTTCGCCGCCGTTTCCGCGACGCGCTTGCCCTGATAGCGGGCACCGTCCAGCTCCACCGCGCTCGGCTGGCGGCTGCCGTCGCCGTCGGAGATCGTGGTCGCGCCATAGGGCGATCCGCCCTTCACCTCGTCCACGCCGCCCTGGCCCTGGAAACCGTAATCGAGCCCGACGATCGTCAGGCCGTGATGCAGCAGGTTGGTGATGATCGAGAACAGGGTCGTCTCCTGCCCGCCATGCTGGCTCGCGGTCGACGTGAACGCGCCGCCGACCTTGCCGACCAAGGCGCCCTTGAACCACAGGCCGCCGGTCGTGTCCCAGAACGCCGCCATCTGGCTCGGCATGCGCCCGAAGCGGGTCGGCGCGCCGACGATGATCGCGTCGTAGCCGGCCAGGGCATCCGGGCCTTCGATCGTCTCGTGCGCGGTGTCGGCCTTGAAGCCGGCGGCCTTGGCGATCTCGGCCGGGGCGGTCTCCGGCACGCGGCGGATGTCCACCTCGGCCCCGCCGGCGCGCGCGCCCTCGGCGACGGCGTCCGCCATCTGTTCGATATGGCCGTAGGAGGAGTAATAGAGGACGAGGACTTTGGTCATGGGAGGTCTCCTGTTTAAAATCTGTCCGTCTCCCCAGCGCAGGCTGGGGTCTCACGGGGCGGGCACAGCACCTGCCCCTTAGAGACCCCAGCCTACGCTGGGGTGACGGTTCGGGGTTGGCATCGCTTCGGTGTTCACTCGCTGTCGACGAGCACGATCTCGGCATCGTCCAGCGCACGAATCGCGTAGGTGTTCCCGCCCGACAGCGCCGCACCGTCGCGGGCCGCGAATGCGACGCCGTCGATCTCGATCCGCCCGGTCGCCGCGACCAGATAGGCATGCCGCCCCGCACCGACCGTGTGCGTCAGGCTTTCGCCCGCCTTGACCGTCGCGCCGAGCACGCGGGCATCGGCGCGGATCGGCAGGGCGTCCGCATCCTCGGCGAACCCGCTCGCCAGCACGGCGAACCGGCCGTCACGGGCGTCCTTGGGAAACGGCT from Sphingomonas sp. Leaf357 carries:
- the wrbA gene encoding NAD(P)H:quinone oxidoreductase, with product MTKVLVLYYSSYGHIEQMADAVAEGARAGGAEVDIRRVPETAPAEIAKAAGFKADTAHETIEGPDALAGYDAIIVGAPTRFGRMPSQMAAFWDTTGGLWFKGALVGKVGGAFTSTASQHGGQETTLFSIITNLLHHGLTIVGLDYGFQGQGGVDEVKGGSPYGATTISDGDGSRQPSAVELDGARYQGKRVAETAAKLAA